From Kiritimatiellia bacterium, a single genomic window includes:
- a CDS encoding glycoside hydrolase family 9 protein, translated as MAYRLLLILSLGIALGAACKRKTTSESAPSTSDSTASSPTVAVLTLEEIADRAPGGLALHTYQIDRLVALLRQNGVDAHHLLIGADRTEPDIPTQFDAAVLIDTPELRAGELHMLDSFVREGGRLLIIGPVGPAARLAGVQPLSDEPRERTGRSRVARPGPPLPPTQNSEFDWGPAARMAWPVRADGATVLMEDPDGAPVLTEHRLGAGVVWYSAILPPSRMFDGWTGAESSATLYASLLQTAPARRRPPRAGPLELTLSVNQIAYGEDGWPVVAILRARGGDATTPLTGLFEARRTDGSVALRGELTPIQPRWRSRLAVADLSELPAGEFTLIVSLNSGETISADVRRDRSHLENYLLRELAAWLDSLDFRIPVDAAAAQPQAVEHRALLAWSLARAIETGKAPERYRWDIERLGYWLRDAAPRLVRDPNAPPSTLAAIAGGLARSLAPLREQVSLQLSRELQVVAEQAQAALVARRLDDTPSIGQRLWAAAELYRATFIREYRTEAENAARLLFGRQIGPGHSVEGDLYGEFFADALRSQLLPPDATRSAAALAILGIIRLEGAIEPGPFKDDLNVVLNRYIRGVLLAGAAMNPYGGLPAGIEAVGPQRPRPDNRGFLPPEKIRARTYPSDHESIAPGAEAVRLLFAVVLLERASAAGDPALAKIACQQVNHLLGLNPENRLLWSHRRVLQGLIGRGPEGVPVWRPPYSESGSDLPGNAWLLALHALLRESI; from the coding sequence ATGGCATACCGGCTTCTGCTCATCCTCAGCCTTGGAATCGCCCTCGGTGCCGCCTGCAAACGCAAAACTACTTCTGAATCCGCCCCTTCGACTTCGGACTCCACGGCCTCTTCACCCACCGTCGCGGTTCTGACCCTCGAAGAGATCGCAGACCGTGCACCCGGGGGCCTGGCGCTCCACACTTATCAGATCGATCGCCTCGTCGCCCTGCTCCGTCAGAATGGGGTCGACGCCCATCATCTGCTCATCGGGGCGGACCGAACCGAGCCCGATATTCCGACTCAATTCGATGCCGCCGTTCTCATCGACACCCCTGAGCTGCGCGCCGGCGAGCTACACATGCTCGACTCCTTCGTGCGCGAAGGCGGGCGGCTCCTGATCATCGGACCCGTCGGGCCGGCTGCTCGACTGGCCGGCGTGCAGCCCCTATCAGACGAGCCGCGGGAACGCACCGGACGGTCTCGCGTCGCCCGACCCGGCCCGCCACTCCCCCCCACGCAAAATAGCGAGTTCGACTGGGGACCAGCCGCTCGGATGGCGTGGCCGGTTCGAGCTGATGGCGCTACTGTGCTTATGGAGGATCCGGATGGCGCTCCTGTCCTGACTGAACACCGTCTGGGAGCAGGAGTGGTCTGGTACAGCGCCATCCTTCCGCCCTCGCGCATGTTTGATGGATGGACTGGCGCCGAATCCTCTGCCACGCTGTATGCCTCTCTCCTTCAAACCGCCCCCGCCCGACGCCGACCCCCGCGTGCAGGCCCCCTCGAGCTCACTCTCTCCGTCAATCAGATCGCCTATGGGGAAGACGGATGGCCGGTCGTTGCAATCCTCCGCGCCCGAGGAGGCGACGCAACCACCCCGCTCACCGGCCTGTTTGAGGCGCGTCGAACGGATGGATCGGTTGCGCTCCGCGGCGAATTGACGCCAATCCAACCGCGCTGGCGGAGCCGACTGGCTGTTGCGGACCTATCTGAGCTGCCTGCAGGCGAGTTCACGCTGATCGTGTCTCTGAATTCTGGCGAGACGATCAGCGCGGACGTACGCCGTGATCGGTCGCATCTTGAGAACTATCTTTTACGGGAACTGGCAGCCTGGCTTGACTCGCTGGATTTTCGAATCCCGGTCGATGCGGCGGCTGCCCAGCCGCAAGCTGTCGAACACCGTGCCCTGCTCGCCTGGTCGCTTGCGCGCGCGATCGAAACCGGAAAAGCGCCCGAACGGTATCGGTGGGACATCGAGCGACTCGGCTACTGGTTGCGGGACGCTGCACCGCGCCTTGTGCGCGATCCGAACGCGCCACCCTCGACGCTTGCGGCCATCGCTGGCGGCCTCGCGCGCTCGCTGGCGCCCCTTCGGGAGCAGGTGAGCCTGCAACTCTCACGCGAGTTGCAGGTGGTGGCTGAACAGGCCCAGGCTGCGCTTGTCGCCCGGCGGCTGGACGACACGCCATCCATCGGCCAGCGGCTTTGGGCGGCGGCCGAACTGTACCGGGCAACCTTCATCCGGGAATACCGCACCGAGGCCGAGAATGCAGCTCGCCTTCTGTTCGGCCGCCAGATCGGGCCCGGCCATTCGGTCGAGGGCGACCTCTACGGGGAATTTTTTGCAGACGCTCTGAGAAGCCAACTTCTACCGCCCGATGCGACCCGCAGTGCGGCCGCGTTGGCGATTCTTGGCATAATCCGGCTTGAAGGCGCCATCGAACCGGGTCCCTTCAAGGACGATCTCAATGTTGTACTCAACCGTTACATCCGAGGGGTTCTCCTCGCCGGAGCGGCGATGAATCCGTACGGCGGGCTGCCCGCCGGTATCGAAGCAGTAGGGCCTCAGAGGCCGAGACCCGACAACCGCGGATTTCTGCCGCCGGAGAAAATTCGAGCCCGTACGTACCCGAGCGATCACGAATCCATCGCGCCTGGAGCCGAGGCGGTCCGTCTGCTGTTCGCGGTGGTTCTCCTCGAACGCGCTTCGGCCGCCGGCGATCCAGCCCTCGCCAAGATTGCCTGCCAACAGGTCAACCACCTGCTGGGGCTGAATCCGGAGAACCGTTTGCTGTGGTCGCATCGGCGGGTTCTCCAGGGCCTCATCGGACGAGGTCCGGAGGGCGTCCCCGTTTGGCGCCCCCCCTATTCCGAATCCGGTAGCGACCTGCCTGGCAACGCGTGGCTTCTCGCGCTGCACGCGCTGCTGCGCGAATCGATTTGA